Proteins from one Larimichthys crocea isolate SSNF chromosome XX, L_crocea_2.0, whole genome shotgun sequence genomic window:
- the glipr1a gene encoding GLIPR1-like protein 1 isoform X2: protein MGRMVETLLWVWIVLGSEVCSVSLPGITDAKFINDCVSEHNRARSSVNPPASDMLYMTWDEGLAITARAWARHCRFEHNIYLDDVRRVHPTFNSVGENLWIGSPQSSFTVKGAIQSWVKEKVDYNYNRNACTNKCGHYTQVVWASSYKVGCAVQLCQNGVIGGFGNRETVNFVCNYAVGGNVIGMRPYESQGTACSRCEGTCLDSLCRSQERDSPKSYTWAPDWDPVQTYSDSNYVNILVVRPIALILTFIAAYAVHHFYPDTFCYE, encoded by the exons ATGGGGAGAATGGTGGAGACTTTGCTGTGGGTCTGGATTGTCCTGGGCTCCGAAGTGTGTTCAGTTTCACTGCCAGGAATCACTGACGCAAAGTTCATTAATGACTGTGTGAGCGAACACAACAGGGCGCGGTCATCGGTTAATCCTCCTGCGAGCGACATGCTGTACATG ACATGGGATGAGGGCTTGGCCATCACTGCAAGAGCGTGGGCGAGACACTGTAGATTTGAACACAACATCTACCTTGACGATGTCCGGCGTGTGCACCCTACCTTTAACTCTGTAGGAGAAAACCTCTGGATAGGCTCCCCACAATCATCTTTCACTGTGAAGGGAGCCATACAAAGTTGGGTGAAAGAGAAAGTAGACTATAACTACAACCGCAACGCATGCACAAACAAGTGTGGCCActacacacag GTTGTGTGGGCAAGCAGCTACAAGGTTGGTTGTGCCGTCCAGCTGTGCCAAAATGGTGTGATTGGTGGCTTTGGTAACAGAGAGACTGTCAATTTTGTATGCAACTACGCTGTGGG GGGTAACGTGATAGGAATGAGACCATACGAATCACAGGGGACAGCCTGTTCTCGATGTGAAGGCACATGTTTGGACAGTCTCTGCC GTAGCCAAGAACGAGATTCACCAAAAA gctACACCTGGGCTC CAGACTGGGACCCTGTCCAGACTTACAGTGACTCAAACTATGTGAATATTCTGGTGGTTCGACCCATTGCCCTCATCTTAACCTTCATCGCAGCATATGCAGTTCACCACTTCTACCCCGATACCTTCTGCTATGAATAG
- the glipr1a gene encoding GLIPR1-like protein 1 isoform X1: protein MGRMVETLLWVWIVLGSEVCSVSLPGITDAKFINDCVSEHNRARSSVNPPASDMLYMTWDEGLAITARAWARHCRFEHNIYLDDVRRVHPTFNSVGENLWIGSPQSSFTVKGAIQSWVKEKVDYNYNRNACTNKCGHYTQVVWASSYKVGCAVQLCQNGVIGGFGNRETVNFVCNYAVGGNVIGMRPYESQGTACSRCEGTCLDSLCRSQERDSPKSYTWAPDWAPGWAPDWASDWDPVQTYSDSNYVNILVVRPIALILTFIAAYAVHHFYPDTFCYE from the exons ATGGGGAGAATGGTGGAGACTTTGCTGTGGGTCTGGATTGTCCTGGGCTCCGAAGTGTGTTCAGTTTCACTGCCAGGAATCACTGACGCAAAGTTCATTAATGACTGTGTGAGCGAACACAACAGGGCGCGGTCATCGGTTAATCCTCCTGCGAGCGACATGCTGTACATG ACATGGGATGAGGGCTTGGCCATCACTGCAAGAGCGTGGGCGAGACACTGTAGATTTGAACACAACATCTACCTTGACGATGTCCGGCGTGTGCACCCTACCTTTAACTCTGTAGGAGAAAACCTCTGGATAGGCTCCCCACAATCATCTTTCACTGTGAAGGGAGCCATACAAAGTTGGGTGAAAGAGAAAGTAGACTATAACTACAACCGCAACGCATGCACAAACAAGTGTGGCCActacacacag GTTGTGTGGGCAAGCAGCTACAAGGTTGGTTGTGCCGTCCAGCTGTGCCAAAATGGTGTGATTGGTGGCTTTGGTAACAGAGAGACTGTCAATTTTGTATGCAACTACGCTGTGGG GGGTAACGTGATAGGAATGAGACCATACGAATCACAGGGGACAGCCTGTTCTCGATGTGAAGGCACATGTTTGGACAGTCTCTGCC GTAGCCAAGAACGAGATTCACCAAAAA gctACACCTGGGCTCCAGACTGGGCTCCAGGCTGGGCTCCAGACTGGGCTTCAGACTGGGACCCTGTCCAGACTTACAGTGACTCAAACTATGTGAATATTCTGGTGGTTCGACCCATTGCCCTCATCTTAACCTTCATCGCAGCATATGCAGTTCACCACTTCTACCCCGATACCTTCTGCTATGAATAG